In Cucurbita pepo subsp. pepo cultivar mu-cu-16 chromosome LG04, ASM280686v2, whole genome shotgun sequence, the following are encoded in one genomic region:
- the LOC111793409 gene encoding cytochrome P450 84A1-like has translation MESLNSSSFFFFFLVSLLFFLAFLWRLRRKLPYPPGPTGLPIIGNMLMMNELTHRGLTRLAAVYGGLFHLRLGVLHMVVVSTPEMAREFLQVQDIAFANRPANVAISYLTYDRADMAFANYGPFWRQMRKICVMKLFSRRRAESWASVRDEVDSVLQIVSNKIGEAVNIGELVFGLTRNITYKAAFGSCSHEGQDEFVEILQEFSKLFGAFNIADFLPWLGWIHAGEFNRRMEKARKALDVFIDSIIDEHIAKKLGKNNDNDEQDVESDMVDELMAFLVDESSSNDFQLTRDNIKAIIMDVMFGGTETVASVIEWSMAELMRNPEELQKLQEELTRTVGLDRRLHESDLQNLPYLKAVVKETLRLHPPIPLLLHETAVDTAVAGYFIPTGSRVWINCWAIGRDGTAWEDPDRFRPGRFENDAAPDFKGNDFEFLPFGSGRRSCPGMQLGLYACEMAVANLLHSFSWELPDGMKAEELDMNDSFGLTAPRAVRLVAVPSYRLNSAGFN, from the exons ATGGAGTCTTTGAATtcttcctccttcttcttcttcttcctcgttTCTCTTCTGTTCTTCCTCGCTTTCCTATGGAGATTACGCCGTAAACTCCCTTATCCGCCCGGCCCTACCGGCCTCCCTATCATCGGCAATATGCTCATGATGAACGAACTAACTCACCGTGGCCTCACTCGTCTCGCCGCCGTCTACGGCGGTCTTTTCCACCTCCGTCTCGGCGTTCTCCACATGGTGGTGGTTTCCACGCCAGAAATGGCACGCGAGTTCCTCCAAGTTCAGGATATCGCATTCGCAAATAGACCTGCAAACGTCGCGATATCGTACCTCACGTACGACCGCGCGGATATGGCCTTCGCAAATTACGGTCCATTCTGGCGCCAAATGCGCAAGATCTGTGTCATGAAGCTTTTCAGTCGACGGCGGGCTGAATCATGGGCGTCAGTGCGCGATGAAGTCGATTCTGTACTTCAAATCGTATCGAATAAAATCGGAGAGGCTGTGAATATAGGCGAACTCGTTTTCGGTCTGACACGAAACATAACCTACAAGGCCGCGTTTGGATCGTGCTCGCACGAAGGACAAGACGAATTCGTGGAAATCCTGCAAGAATTTTCTAAACTGTTTGGGGCTTTTAACATTGCAGATTTTTTGCCATGGTTAGGCTGGATTCATGCTGGAGAATTCAATCGAAGAATGGAAAAAGCTAGAAAAGCTCTTGATGTGTTCATTGATAGCATAATCGATGAACATATAGCAAAAAAATTGGGGAAAAACAATGATAATGATGAACAGGACGTTGAATCCGATATGGTGGATGAATTAATGGCGTTCCTCGTCGATGAATCGAGTAGCAATGATTTTCAACTTACTAGAGATAATATCAAAGCGATAATCATG GATGTGATGTTCGGCGGAACAGAGACGGTTGCTTCTGTGATTGAATGGTCCATGGCGGAATTAATGAGAAATCCGGAAGAGTTACAAAAGCTTCAAGAAGAACTCACACGGACTGTTGGATTAGATCGAAGACTCCATGAATCGGACCTTCAAAATCTGCCCTACCTGAAAGCCGTCGTGAAGGAGACGCTCCGCCTTCATCCGCCGATTCCGTTGCTCCTCCACGAGACCGCCGTGGACACCGCCGTTGCAGGCTACTTCATTCCGACTGGTTCAAGAGTGTGGATCAACTGCTGGGCTATTGGCCGGGATGGAACCGCTTGGGAAGATCCGGACCGGTTTCGACCAGGGAGATTTGAAAACGACGCCGCTCCGGATTTCAAAGGGAATGATTTTGAGTTCCTTCCGTTCGGGTCGGGTCGGCGGTCTTGCCCCGGAATGCAACTCGGACTTTATGCTTGTGAGATGGCGGTGGCTAATCTTCTTCATTCCTTCTCGTGGGAGTTGCCGGACGGCATGAAGGCGGAGGAGCTGGACATGAACGACTCGTTCGGTCTAACCGCTCCCAGAGCGGTTCGACTCGTTGCTGTGCCGAGTTACCGGCTTAACTCGGCCGGGTTCAATTAA